catgaggaagaaccttcagaggaaccagactgaaaaaGGAAAGCATCCTCTTCAGGGTGACATCAGACAGTGATTCCTCTTCTACAGCTGTATGGTATAAAGTCAAACAGCACTGAGTGTTGAAAGGATGGTCATTATGAGTATCAGGGTTTTTATGATTCCAagtgttttaatttttaatcttcAGTCTCCAAGtgaatttattatatatactgAATAAGGTTTTTCCAGTGACTTTGGTATAAACTGTTTCTAATAAGTGCAGACTTTAGTCCAGCCAAGTGGTTCACTGCTGTCCAGTTAATAAAGAAATCAGTAAAATCAACTAAGTTTTCctctttaaattaattttactgGAGTTGATACTGAAGCTAAGAAACAGAAATGCTTTATTCGTGTACAGCAGGATGgatgtgttttttaaattatgcaACAGAATTAGTTATCAGAAATTCCAGTCAAAAATAATTTTCCAAGATTCTTCTATCGGTCATATTCCCAGTAGTTTACGTTTTGGACTGAACATAGACAGTGTAAGAGATCCACTGTAGGAGGCATATTAGAATTTATATGCAGAGTTTATTAAATTAATCACAAGCAGGCAATCCGAACAGGAAATGAGAATCAAAAGGTAGAATCAGCCAGAGGTCAGTACATGGGTAAACAGTCAGCGTGGCTAACAAATCCACGAATCCATGAAGAggaaaacaaatgaatacaCATTAATGCAATACAGACAATAAAGAAGGCTTGCTAAGCAAAGAAACTGAGAATACTTCACAACATGGTGAATGTGAGCATcacttaaatatctaataaacaGGAAGCCTGCCCCATTGACCAAATTCTTGACGTCCCACCAGTGCATTGGTAGTTCAGAATCTGCCGTACTGTAAAAGCCGGGGCTCTGACCATGAGAAGGGGAGGGGTTGGGTCGCCAGGGGGCACCAAAGGTCTACAAAGAACTGGCTTCAGTCTAGGGACACAGAATGTGGAGTTGATTTTCATGGAGCAGGGAAGCTACAGGCGGTATGCCAAGGGATTCATCTGCTGCAAGATCTTAAGAGGCCAAATATACCGTGGTGCCAATTTCTTGGACTCCACTCGCAGGGGCAGATCTTTGGTCACCAGCCAGACCTTCTGGCCCTGACGGGATGTGGGTGCTGTGCACCTTTTGTGGTTCATAGTGTGGGTGCTCCTCTGAGTGGCTGCCTGGAGGGCCGGTTTGACCCTCTGCCAGACTCTACAACAACGATCCACCATTTGTTCTGCAACTGGGACCCCTAGCTCCCCATCCTGCTCGGCAAACATGAAAAGAGTAGGCGAACTCACACTCAAAAAGCGACATGCCAAAAGTCGAATGCCATAGTGGGCTATGGGCATACTTAACCCACATCAGGTTTTTGACCCATGTTTCAGGATTGGAGGAGGACAGGCAATGAAGGGAGCATACCAAGTCCCGTTTCAGCCTCTCTGGCCATTTGACTCTGAACCAGTTAGAAAATTAAGGACCCCGATTGCGGCCCCCCACATTATAGTTCTCTCTGGCTGAGTCAGTCCATGAGAAATATGCACAGGGATGCAGCTCCTTTGTAGGCTCTGATTGTTGGTACAGGATAGCCCCTACTCCTATGTTGGAGGCATCAACCTCCATTATGAACTGCTTCTCTGGATCAGGCATCTGAAGCACTGAGGCCAGTTCTTCATAACCCTGATGCCCCGAGTGTAACCCTGATGCATAACCCTGCAGGGCAAATGGGTGTGTGCCCCCCTGAGGCAACACTAGGGGCACTGGGACCCCCAGACTGAAACCAACCCCGTGGCCCAATTTGTGCGGGGTTATGCTGATGCAGCCAGGGAAAGCCCAGGACGAGACATAGCTCAGGAGCTGGGTCACATAAAGCGACACATGTTCTGTATGGCACCcagtgcatagtgtaagtggAGCCATCTGCATAGTTAAATAAATCTGAAGTTAACATCTCAGTGGTTTACTTTAAACAGTGAATCTttataactaaaaaataaaaaagaataaaataagtaTGTATTGAATTATGTGAGCCTCTTCACAGCTGAATACATCACAAAGGTATACTGCTCTTGATCGTCCATTGTTCTGGAGCTTTCTTCCTGTAAGACACAGCAGTATATTTCAGTAACTGAATTAGAGACTTTATTACTCCTGTGAAACAAATctgatttttctttaataaatttcaCATCATGATCATTTTCAACAGTTTGATTTAGATGTTTACCTTTTTAACTCTCTCTCCACTGTGAGCTGTAATTTTCACCTCAGTGTAAGTCAGTTCCTCGAGTTTCTTTGGACGCTAGAGACAAACATCAGATTAATTCTTCTAAACATGGCAAACAAGTAAACTATCCTAAactcacagaaacagaaacaagaaGAATTTTCTTGCcttattgttttttctttttagccaaacccacacaggcatggatattattactaatattaaaACTTCAGCTGATATCAGGACCGGAAGCAGCGAACGAGAATGAGCATTTTCACCTGTAAAGATTATGATATAATCATCAatgtagaaaaatatatattgtgaaAACCCAATATTCACTGACGTACCTGAGTTGTGATAACAGAGCTGTGTGATGCTGAGAGAAGTTGTTTTATAGCTGACAGGGTTTGCAGACACACAGATGTAAGTGTTAGTGTTCTTGTCAAGGTGTTGTATTTGAAGTGAGAGATTGAGGGGAACACTGAGATCTGTGTTATTGGTGATGGagattctctcattctctctgtacCAGGATAAATTCACATCTTCTCCATTCTCCACAGAGCACAGGAAGAAACATGGCTCTGTGGAAAACACACTTCGGTTTCCtctttgatttattattactgGAGCTGATACTGGATctaagaaacagaaacagattaAATACTTTAGTCatgtaaagcagaataaaaGCCACTGATTATACAACAGAAACAACAGCTTCTTATCTGCTCAGACATTTAAACAGCATGTCATCAGCAGAATTCTCACTCAGTGTAGAAGATCATTTTCCAGGATTACTCCACAGCAGGATTCCTAGATTTCCCAGTGTAATCATGAAGTTATGAGACTGAACATGGACATGAAGGATACATGAAACACTTTTACTCACCATAAACAATGACACTGAAAGTCCTAGATGAGAGATGTTCAGCAAGGACATTAAGGacaagtaataaataaactccAGAATCAGTTCTGCTGATGTTCCTGATGGTTAAAGCTCCACTTTTTCTGTCCAGCTGCAGTCGATCTTTAAGTCTCTCATTAATTTCTGTAAAAGTTTCTCCTTTAAAGACATGACTAATGAATAtgttttcttctgctttctcAGGTCCATAGAAATACAGAATGTTAGCATCACTCTGAATTCCAGTTATCCCAGTATGGAGAGTTATAGTGGTTCCTTCCACTTCCTGCAGTGTGACCGTCTCTTCTCCAGCTTCACACAGTAAACCTGCATCACAGATTCAGCTTCAGCTTAAtcatttcactcacacactatactgtgaTCTGTGATTGTGAAGGAAAAACACAAACTTACAGCACAGCAGGAGAAGAAGAGTCCTGAGAGTCCTGATTTCTGTTAAAATATTCAGCAGCATGTTTCCGTTTCTCCTCAACGTCATTATCAGTGAAGAAtgttgtgttcagtgcagttctGTTGCTGCTCTACATGACCTTCCCTTACTGTTAGCTTAGCGTCTTTACCGTCCCACATCCATCAGAGCGCTGGGCGGAAGTCctgtctcagtgtgttcagtctCTACACGCTCACTACACACTttcctctgaccaatcagtcaTGAGTTTGATATCAAACAAATTTTTTTAGATTGATTTATTGGAAATTCATGTTAAAATTCTCTTCTGTAGTAGGAAATTTCAGTAACTAAATCCTGAAGAGTAAACTGGACAAAGCATAAGTCAATATAAATTCATTCTGAATATAATGTCATCATAAGATATTATCAGTGAGTATGATATAGTTTTAGAATTTGCTTATGGAAATTAATTATTAAGATTAAGAagaaacaacattaataattagTTTTGTTTGCAGAAAGTCATTATCTTTTTGGTCCTTTGAATACTTCACAGGCCTTGTGTAAAAATATTAAGTGATGATTTTGCAGAGTAGTCGTCCATCACCAATTCCCCTTTACtgtgtgagagatggagagctgAACACTGAGAACCACAAACCTCTACACCAACTAGGACAACTGTCACTGTTTCGTCATTTCCTTTCTCTGCTAATAgttttgtatgtatttgcaAGTTGTTCATTACAAACACGTGGGGTACATGTGAATCTGTGTCTAATTATCTAAACACTGTACAggtaaaatgaagaaaaaacagaCTGAAAGGGAATCCATCCACTTCTGGATGACACCAAACAGTGCAAATAAATCATGAAGGTTTATTCAGGTccatgaagggtgccaataattctgaacaATACACAATGTGTGCAGCTTAACAAAACCCACAGTTCAATTCCATGTTCTAATTTcagtttgctttattttcagcatagataatattatatatatcagTTTAGGCTGTGAAATATGAACCATGAatctttaaatgtgtttttgacTAAACTGGACAAATGACTCTTTTACTTCAAAGATTCATTTAAAAAGATTCAGTTGTATGGTTACAGCGCGTGACTAGAAATTTCTGTAAGATTCTTACCAGAAGGTCGCGAATAAAATGTCTGAATGTCTGATCATGATTTTGTTTATGCTCTGCTTCCACCTTGTGGTCATACTCTGTATTGCacataaagcattaaaaaaacatttttattgtgtAATAAAGTAATCAAATATTAATAGAATATAAACTTTTATATACAATAACAACAAGAGTGACATTAATTTAGCTAACCATAAAGTCACTAATCATGAttatatagtgagagtgtgacatgacgagacaaacacacaacaatattAGTTCATACAAGATTCAGAAAATAGAATCTGAAATATAATTCCTCTCTAATGGTTATTAAACATAACGAACACCATGTAAAGTTATAAATGTCTCACAATACATACTGAGTATTTACGACcaaattaataaatcatttaaagttctttttgaaaaataattatgtattgaATTAT
This portion of the Hemibagrus wyckioides isolate EC202008001 linkage group LG29, SWU_Hwy_1.0, whole genome shotgun sequence genome encodes:
- the LOC131348939 gene encoding natural killer cell receptor 2B4-like; translation: MTLRRNGNMLLNILTEIRTLRTLLLLLCCLLCEAGEETVTLQEVEGTTITLHTGITGIQSDANILYFYGPEKAEENIFISHVFKGETFTEINERLKDRLQLDRKSGALTIRNISRTDSGVYLLLVLNVLAEHLSSRTFSVIVYDPVSAPVIINQRGNRSVFSTEPCFFLCSVENGEDVNLSWYRENERISITNNTDLSVPLNLSLQIQHLDKNTNTYICVSANPVSYKTTSLSITQLCYHNSGENAHSRSLLPVLISAEVLILVIISMPVWVWLKRKNNKARKFFLFLFL